Proteins encoded in a region of the Mucilaginibacter sabulilitoris genome:
- a CDS encoding DoxX family protein, which yields MIGKKYQDWAQLLLRLVIGYGFMAHGWAKLSRGPAGFEKLLVLIGVPFPHISSWIVPLIELLGGLALLLGLFVNITAIPLILTMLVAMFTIQINYGFSSVKTIGLTPQGPLFGPPGYEINLVYIAGLISLIFSGAGIFSVDTFISKRRSAQAPAARRE from the coding sequence ATGATTGGGAAAAAATATCAGGATTGGGCGCAACTGTTGCTGCGCCTTGTTATAGGTTATGGTTTTATGGCTCACGGATGGGCAAAATTAAGCCGTGGGCCGGCCGGGTTTGAAAAACTGCTTGTTCTTATCGGAGTTCCTTTTCCGCATATCTCTTCATGGATTGTGCCTTTAATTGAATTGCTGGGTGGTTTAGCTCTCCTATTAGGCCTGTTTGTAAACATAACGGCCATCCCCCTTATTTTAACAATGCTTGTAGCTATGTTTACCATCCAGATTAATTATGGTTTCAGCTCGGTTAAAACTATAGGGTTAACGCCACAAGGACCATTATTTGGCCCTCCCGGGTACGAGATAAACCTGGTTTACATTGCTGGCTTAATCTCCCTGATTTTTTCGGGTGCAGGCATTTTTTCAGTTGACACGTTCATAAGCAAGAGAAGATCGGCCCAAGCCCCTGCTGCACGCCGGGAATAG